In Erigeron canadensis isolate Cc75 chromosome 1, C_canadensis_v1, whole genome shotgun sequence, a single window of DNA contains:
- the LOC122584931 gene encoding putative pentatricopeptide repeat-containing protein At1g12700, mitochondrial produces the protein MATLVNRTTYFFKLKPSINFLTSSITSVSHFHSSNRFDVDPPAPSKYQKVSKLEDALNLFDEMSQRTPLPSVVYFTQLLNSVTKMKHFSHSIHLFKRMCAIGLPVDHYTTNITIKCCCRLRRTNDGFALLGLSYRRYIVPTVFTFSTLLDGLILEDRILEAERFFKKLIKLELCEPDVVMYSTMIKGLCKIGNNAIAISLLRLMDERGCKPDVVVYSTIIDSLCKDQMIDEAFKLFKEMVFQKIIAPNVITYNTLISGLCKLSQWEEVYKILKEMADYEISPNVQTYNILVDAFCKEGRVKEAEDVINIMVEKGKVPDIVTYNSLIDGYCLRGEMTKAKTVFDSVVSKGIVPNVITYSSLLNGYCKNSKIDEALQTFSEMTRNGLKPDTVTYSTMLQGLFRAGRCGVARKLFDEMRAQGLVPDEMTYGIVLEGLCNNHLVEDAISLFNLMGNSKLNSSIVVYTTLIDGASKCHKFDIARDLFQDLMVKGLQPDVRTYNVMISSLCREGLLGDAKEMFLKMDQSGCSPNSVTYRVLLQGYLKNKRYVDVEMLLQEMEGRGYSLDVSTMSLLIDSIAAGSLGTTISKLIGKLVPKEFRDSPNFAT, from the coding sequence ATGGCGACATTGGTGAACCGAACAACCTATTTTTTCAAGTTGAAACCTAGTATTAATTTTCTTACTTCTTCAATTACATCCGTTTCTCATTTTCATTCTTCAAATCGTTTTGATGTCGACCCCCCTGCTCCTTCTAAATaccaaaaagtttcaaaattggAAGATGCCTTGAACCTGTTCGATGAAATGTCTCAGAGAACCCCTCTTCCTTCTGTTGTTTACTTTACCCAGCTCTTGAATTCTGTCACCAAAATGAAACATTTTTCACATTCCATTCATCTCTTTAAACGAATGTGTGCGATTGGCCTTCCTGTTGATCACTACACCACCAACATTACGATCAAGTGTTGTTGTCGTTTGCGTAGAACCAACGACGGTTTTGCACTTTTAGGTCTTTCCTATAGACGATATATTGTACCAACTGTCTTCACTTTTAGCACCCTCTTAGACGGGCTCATCCTAGAAGATCGTATTCTTGAGGCTGAGCGATTCTTCAAGAAACTTATCAAACTTGAACTTTGCGAACCTGATGTTGTTATGTACTCCACAATGATTAAAGGCCTTTGCAAAATCGGTAATAATGCTATTGCCATTTCTTTGCTTAGGCTGATGGATGAAAGAGGCTGTAAACCTGATGTTGTTGTATATAGCACAATCATTGATAGTCTTTGCAAAGATCAAATGATTGATGAGGCCTTCAAACTATTTAAAGAGATGGTCTTTCAAAAAATCATTGCACCTAATGTCATCACTTACAACACTTTGATTTCTGGCCTATGTAAATTAAGTCAGTGGGAGGAGGTGTATAAGATACTAAAAGAAATGGCGGATTATGAGATCTCTCCCAATGTTCAAACCTACAATATATTGGTTGATGCATTCTGCAAAGAAGGTCGGGTAAAAGAAGCCGAGGATGTTATCAATATCATGGTTGAGAAAGGCAAGGTTCCTGACATAGTGACTTACAACTCACTTATCGATGGTTACTGTTTGCGAGGTGAGATGACCAAAGCAAAGACGGTTTTTGATTCAGTGGTTTCTAAAGGTATCGTCCCTAATGTTATTACTTACAGCAGTTTATTGAATGGGTATTGCAAGAATTCAAAGATAGACGAGGCCTTGCAAACGTTCAGTGAAATGACTAGAAATGGTTTGAAACCCGATACAGTCACTTACAGCACGATGTTGCAAGGATTGTTTAGGGCCGGGCGTTGTGGGGTTGCACGTAAACTCTTTGATGAGATGCGAGCACAAGGCCTGGTTCCAGATGAAATGACTTATGGCATTGTTCTAGAAGGTCTTTGCAACAACCATCTTGTAGAAGATGCAATCTCTTTGTTCAATCTAATGGGTAATAGCAAGCTTAATTCAAGTATTGTTGTGTACACTACCCTTATTGATGGTGCAAGTAAATGCCATAAGTTCGATATCGCAAGGGATCTTTTCCAGGACCTGATGGTTAAAGGTTTGCAACCTGATGTCCGGACATATAATGTGATGATAAGTTCTTTGTGTCGTGAAGGTTTATTGGGAGATGCAAAGGAGATGTTTCTCAAAATGGACCAGAGTGGTTGCTCACCAAATAGTGTTACTTACCGTGTTCTTCTCCAAGGATATCTAAAGAACAAGCGCTATGTTGATGTAGAGATGCTTTTACAGGAAATGGAAGGAAGGGGTTACTCACTTGATGTTTCAACGATGTCTTTGCTAATTGACTCAATCGCTGCGGGATCCCTAGGTACCACTATCTCTAAATTGATTGGCAAGCTCGTGCCAAAAGAATTCAGGGATTCTCCCAATTTCGCTACCtag